Proteins from a genomic interval of Marmoricola sp. OAE513:
- a CDS encoding alpha/beta hydrolase, whose amino-acid sequence MTLVSERIGQFFVDDHRLEYTEFGAGDRWVVLVPGQLMPRRMHQPLARKIAAAGAHVITLDLLGHGRSDRPDDPMAYSMTAFGEQVLALLDHLGADRAVLGGTSAGANVCLEAAVLAPDRVQGLLLEMPVLDNAVEAGIVTLSPLLFIARFAPFAVRGARILSRAVPRGIVPFWVGVGLDTLDQRPGALAATVHGIFFGRLAPSAKQRIAIDVPALVVGHERDPLHPAADAAMLAEELPDSTFVTARSLWEWRVRPARLDEIAVGFVVGCWAQPATGRLADASS is encoded by the coding sequence ATGACGCTCGTCTCCGAACGCATCGGGCAGTTCTTCGTCGACGACCACCGCCTCGAGTACACCGAGTTCGGGGCCGGCGACCGGTGGGTGGTGCTGGTGCCCGGACAGCTGATGCCGCGGCGGATGCACCAGCCGCTGGCACGCAAGATCGCCGCGGCGGGCGCGCACGTCATCACCCTCGACCTGCTCGGCCACGGGCGGTCCGACCGGCCTGACGACCCGATGGCCTACTCGATGACCGCGTTCGGCGAGCAGGTCCTGGCCCTGCTGGACCACCTCGGCGCCGACCGTGCGGTGCTGGGCGGCACCTCGGCGGGCGCGAACGTCTGCCTGGAGGCGGCCGTTCTCGCCCCTGACCGGGTGCAGGGCCTGCTGCTGGAGATGCCGGTGCTCGACAACGCGGTCGAGGCGGGCATCGTGACACTCTCGCCGCTGCTGTTCATCGCCCGGTTCGCGCCGTTCGCCGTGCGCGGCGCCCGCATCCTCTCCCGGGCGGTGCCGCGCGGCATCGTCCCGTTCTGGGTCGGCGTCGGGCTGGACACCCTCGATCAGCGCCCTGGCGCGCTCGCAGCGACCGTGCACGGCATCTTCTTCGGCCGTCTCGCCCCCTCGGCCAAGCAGCGGATCGCGATCGACGTCCCTGCCCTGGTCGTCGGGCACGAGCGCGACCCGCTGCACCCGGCTGCGGACGCGGCGATGCTTGCCGAGGAGCTTCCCGACTCGACCTTCGTCACGGCGCGGAGCCTGTGGGAGTGGCGGGTCCGCCCTGCGCGGCTTGACGAGATCGCCGTCGGCTTCGTCGTCGGTTGCTGGGCCCAGCCGGCCACGGGCAGGCTCGCGGACGCATCGTCCTGA